DNA sequence from the Hippoglossus stenolepis isolate QCI-W04-F060 chromosome 17, HSTE1.2, whole genome shotgun sequence genome:
gaaacattttcattctcacGGTGACAGTATGTCAGTGTGTGGTCCGACAACCAGGACGTTCTCTTCAGCTGAAAATCACACAGTGGAACAGAATTAAAGTTTCAACCgtagactgaaaataaagatggacgacatgacagcccctCCcaatgtgaagccaaatcctcttggtcaccccctggtggctggccgcagtataggtcataaatcgcACATATTCACATGATAAATATCCTAATAATAATCCTTGTTGGACTTCATCCCAAGTAAGACAGAGTCTGTTGCTGCTTTACCACATAAACTATGTACAGAGTACAGTGTCTAAAATGCCCTGTGTGGTTCCAGGACCTGGATGCTGCTTTGAAGAAAGCTCTGTCTGGAGATGTGGAGGTTCTGCTGCTGGAACTGCTGATGCCACCTCTGGAGCACGAGGCCCACCGCCTGCAAAAGGccatggaggtgtgtgtgtgtgtgtgtgtgtgtgtgtgtgtgtgtgtgtgtgtgtgtgtgtgtgtgtgtgtgtgtgtgtgtgtgtgtgtgtgtgtgtgtgtgtgtgtgtgtgtgtgtgtgtgtgtgtgtgtacatatttaGTGGGGCTTTGGATTCTGGACTTCTCCATCATATCTCAGGATATTCTgtataaacgtgtgtgtgtgtgtgtgtgtgtgtgtgtgtgtgtgcagggtttAGGCACAGATGAGGATACACTAATGGAGATCCTGTGCACACGATCTGCAGAGCAGCTTCAAGAAATCAGCGTGGCGTACAAAGAGAGTAAATCCCCGTCCTCGTCTTTCGTCACATTTTTCATCGATTTCAATCTCTAAATCCCTAATCTCTTTAATCCTGACATCTTCCTTGTTTTCCTCAGTGTACAAGAAGGACCTGGAGAAGGAACTGAAGGGAGAAACGAGTGGAGACTTTGCTAAGCTTGTTATAGCTTTGCTTGATGTAAGTAACAGTATTTACATCCCCACCTTCAGTTTCAACCTCTTAACTCAAACTACTATTAAAGCAAATGCTTTGTGGAGAGATTATGATGTTTAGCTGTGAATCAGAAACTGCaattaactgtgtttttgtttcactccTGTGTTTCAACAGAAAGAAGATGTTGCCAGTAGTGTCCAAAGAGATGTTCAGGTATTgttctccatgtttgtgttctAGTTGTGCATTAGGACCAGATTTTAGTCCACATTTTAGTATACGCAAAATAGAGAGAGAatcgagagaatcctttcaggtttggtgcagctgctgcctgaaGCATGTAGAGAGTTGACCGTGTTCTCTTGTTGTGACTCTTCCAGGCTCTGATCGCATCACTAAATGGGAAAAAAGCCGATGTGGGACCATGGATCAACATCCTGACGTCCAGAGACACAGACCATCTTAACACtggtgaggctgcagcaggacctttctttttatttcatatttactgcTTGAATCCGTCCGTTTTCCTGACTTGCATTTTATCCACAGTGTTCATGGGACTGGAGCTGGAGACCGGACAGGTGGTGGAGGAGCTTGTGGAGAAGCGATTCTCTGGAGACGTGCAACAGGGTTTGAAGGTTTTAGGTGAGTGTTGTTGGAGACAGTGTGCACAGTGACTGGTGTGTGAGCGGTACATGTTGATTGGATATTTCTCTATATCCTTGACAGTGGAGTGCATTGAGAGCCCTCATGCCTACCTCGCTAAGAGAATAGCCACCATGAAGgtaagaaacacacatttatataaagtTCTATGTATCAGCTGAAGCACAAATCAAACTATCATTATCCATGAATGGATAAATGaatcattctttttttcattctttcagtAATTTAGTTTCATTACTGCAGGAATTGTTTTAATAGCTCTAATAATTCATTCCTCTAGGTGCAGccataaaaatatgaaatatgtttttgttgctttgcaTACTCTATATGTTataatagtttttaaatgtaaatagagtttaaatgtaaatttaaattgtgctttataaatataaattatataaaaatatatattttagaaataaattgGACTCTTTCTAATGCCTGGTTTGACTGTTTCATCACAGACAGACGCTTATTACGGCGTAATTCTAAACAAATCAACTTCCTTGTGCTataatttagcatttttaatATAACCCTCACTAAACAAGATGAAGCAGTAAGAAATCTGCCATCGTTAAATTTAGTAAGTGTTTCTGAAACGTAATGGACCaacttcagaaaacacacaaaagaattAAGTTTATCCAAATTATATAACTACAATTCATAACTTTAATCGGACAAAACTTAAATCATTTGTGTCAAATATTAATCTGTTCACACCCGtttctccctcctgcagccgtCGATAGTTCAGGGGCTCATGGTGTCTCACTCTGAGGAGGATCTGCTCTGCATCCGAACCGCCTTCCTTAAATTAACAGGCACTTCTCTCTACACTGCTCTACaggtgggacacacacacaaacac
Encoded proteins:
- the anxa14 gene encoding annexin A2 isoform X1 — its product is MDPDYFKSYDMCWGTLGTVRPFNNFHPGRDVQEIQAALEIKDVGTLVRILTNRSNAQRQEVVRTFREMTQKDLDAALKKALSGDVEVLLLELLMPPLEHEAHRLQKAMEGLGTDEDTLMEILCTRSAEQLQEISVAYKEMYKKDLEKELKGETSGDFAKLVIALLDKEDVASSVQRDVQALIASLNGKKADVGPWINILTSRDTDHLNTVFMGLELETGQVVEELVEKRFSGDVQQGLKVLVECIESPHAYLAKRIATMKPSIVQGLMVSHSEEDLLCIRTAFLKLTGTSLYTALQQKQFKGDHLQALLAICRSED
- the anxa14 gene encoding annexin A2 isoform X2, encoding MDPDYFKSYDMCWGTLGTVRPFNNFHPGRDVQEIQAALEIKDVGTLVRILTNRSNAQRQEVVRTFREMTQKDLDAALKKALSGDVEVLLLELLMPPLEHEAHRLQKAMEGLGTDEDTLMEILCTRSAEQLQEISVAYKEMYKKDLEKELKGETSGDFAKLVIALLDKEDVASSVQRDVQALIASLNGKKADVGPWINILTSRDTDHLNTVFMGLELETGQVVEELVEKRFSGDVQQGLKVLVECIESPHAYLAKRIATMKPSIVQGLMVSHSEEDLLCIRTAFLKLTGTSLYTALQKQFKGDHLQALLAICRSED